One genomic segment of Methanothermococcus okinawensis IH1 includes these proteins:
- a CDS encoding orotate phosphoribosyltransferase-like protein, which translates to MKKDLIIKALKLRDVGFTTADIAEELNISVDTALYLVLNGEKLLKEPEKQIEKDKNIDIYVEWDNVKISSKRLKNIALIMCDMLKDVEFDTVIGISTGGVPLATLISEEMDKNFSIYIPKKHLHSKDSSTGFIGHNYPSTEGKGVVVVDDVMTSGNTMKETIKYLKNIGVPKKAVVIIDKSGIKEIDGVPIKALFRVGTVELEK; encoded by the coding sequence ATGAAAAAAGACCTTATAATAAAGGCACTTAAATTAAGGGATGTTGGATTTACAACCGCAGATATTGCAGAGGAATTAAACATATCAGTAGATACTGCACTTTATTTAGTGTTAAATGGTGAAAAACTTTTAAAAGAGCCAGAAAAACAAATTGAAAAAGATAAAAATATAGATATATATGTAGAGTGGGACAATGTTAAAATCTCATCAAAACGATTAAAAAATATAGCTTTGATAATGTGTGATATGTTGAAAGATGTAGAATTTGATACTGTTATTGGCATCTCCACAGGTGGGGTGCCATTGGCAACATTAATATCTGAGGAAATGGATAAAAATTTCTCAATATATATCCCTAAAAAACATTTACACAGCAAAGATAGTAGCACAGGATTTATAGGTCATAATTACCCAAGCACCGAGGGCAAAGGTGTTGTAGTTGTGGATGATGTAATGACCTCTGGAAATACTATGAAGGAAACTATAAAATATTTAAAAAATATAGGGGTTCCTAAAAAAGCCGTTGTAATAATCGATAAAAGTGGAATAAAAGAAATAGATGGTGTTCCAATAAAAGCTTTATTTAGAGTAGGAACCGTTGAATTAGAAAAATAA